ATCGAGGAGTTCAGGTCGAAAAGTCATAGTACGAGTGTCTCGGGTCTAGTAGTTCATTAGATCTCATTTCTGACCTTTGACACAATCTAATTTACAATCCCTACATTTCCAAGTTAATCAAAATAAATCTATCCTTTCACAGAAAAGTCTAACGGTACTGCCCACTACGATACCTCCAGGTATAGAGGTATCAAGCTCCACTAGAATTGATCCCACCCTCAAGATTCCCAAAACAGGATCAACAATTTGTCCACATATTTCATGTCTGAGGGTTGATCCAATTCTATTGATACCAAAAGAATCTGAATCTACTATTTCAACTCCCTTGCTTCCAAAAGCTAGTAGAGGTTGCTCAACTATGCTATCAAGCACCTTATTACAAGGATGACAAAAAGCTATGCATTCATAAGTTCCATCTGTAACTTTTACGAGGGCTTCCTCCGCATCCTCTGAAATATATTCAATTTCTCTAATAGTTACTTCTTCCATTAATCCCATCCCAAGCTTGGAGCTTTTCGACTTATCTCTCTCAAAGATTTTATGTGAAATGTAGTTACTACATCTGTGTTATCTCGTCGGACACCGACAAATGCTACTTTTGCATTTCCTGAACCACCAACTACTTTGACGTATCCGTTCATTTCAGGAACCCAAGTACCAGTTTTAATAACATGATTTGCATCATCAATATAATCTTCCAAATTATAGGAAGCACGTCCTAACACTTGCATAACTTCACTTCCATGCCTTGCAAAATGTTCAAATGCTTCATTCCCGGCAAAAAACTTATATTGGTTTGTGACGGCGCGAAGTACAAAAGTATTTTTTACAAATTTCGTGATTATAGGAACAGAAGCAAGTATTCCTAAACCTAGCAATCCCTCTAAGACTAAACCACTAGCTGTCGGTTCATCTCCTAAGGTAGTTGCTACTAGCCTTTGTCCATTGTCTACTTGTATTCCTGATAAAATGCTACGAATCGAGTTTGCAGCTGATGCTTCAGCTACTGCAAATAAACCAGTAGGATCGGTAAAGTTAACTGGATTATCATGAGCATAAAGATATTTATGTACTGATATCGGCTCATCAAGTGAACCACTATAAGCATCTCTTTTAGTAAATCTTCCAGCTTCTGCATTGTAGTACCGTTGCCTCAGGTAGTACTGATCTGAGTTCTCATCAAACTGCTCTCCAGCGAACTGGTAACTATTCTGAGTGCTACCCGTTCCACCAACAGCTCTTCCATAGGCGTCATAAGTATAGCTATGGGAGGGCAGGACGATGTGGGGTAAAGTCTCCTTGTAAGCAATAGTGCAGTTGAGGTGGGAGATGCTTTGGGATGAAGATAGAGTAGATCATTCTCCTGAAATAGCGACCGTTGAGAGTGACGAGCAACTCGTAGAGTTATGGCTCCATGACAAGAGCAAGAATACCCAGGATGCTTACCGTCGAGATTTAGCATTGTTTTTCAACATCATCGGTCGAAAAGCACTGAGACTTGTTACGCTCAACGACCTGCAAGTTTTTGCCAAAGCTTTAGTCCAGCGAGAATACGCCGTTTCAACACAACAACGACGGCTCAACAGCTTAAAATCGCTACTCAATTTTGGGTACAAATTGAGAGTATTACCCGCTAACGTGGGTCAATTACTGAAGCCACCGAGGGCAAAAGATACCCTAGCCGAGCGCATCTTGAGTGAAGGACAAGTTTTAGACTTACTCAATGCCACTGCCACTTTGCAGGAGCACGCTTTATTGCGACTACTGTATGCCACGGGTGCTCGTGTCAGTGAATTGTGTGACGTGCGGTGGCGAGATTTGCAAGGGGTACAACAGGGACGAGGACAAGTCACGTTATTTGGCAAGGGAGGTAAAACCAGAGTGGTCGTGTTTAGTGCTCAAACGTGGCAGGTGTTAGAGAGTATTCGAGCAGAGGCGGCCATCAATGACCCCATATTTCAAACTCGACGGGGTGGCAAGATCAACCGAAATAGTGTTCGTCGCATGATTCAAGCCGCTTGCAAACGAGTTGGAATTGTAGAACGAGTTTCTCCCCACTGGTTTCGTCATGCCCATGCCTCTCATGCCTTGGAGCGGGGTGCTCCTGTTAACTTAGTTCAGCTCACGTTAGGACACGCCAGTTTAGCCACAACTGGGCGTTATTTACATGCTCGACCCCAAGATTCAAGTGGATTACGCCTAGCGGTATGAGGCAGAGCAGTCATTCGCTCCCCTTTGGGCACCAGAATCAGCTCAAAGGTGCTGTCACGGTCACGGGGAGTCTCCAGTGCCAATTCTCCACAATCGGCTTTGACGGTTTTGGCAGAGTATCCGTTACGACTATTACGACGCTTGCTAGAGTTGATTTCTTCAGTAGGTGGGGACTGGGCTTCGGTTTCCAGATGATGACTTAATTATGCCGATGGAGGGGGCGCAAAGATTTTGTCGAATTCGAAGTTACATTTCTACGCTTAGAAAACAAGGCATTGATGTGCTCAATGCCCTCAAA
This DNA window, taken from Oscillatoria sp. FACHB-1407, encodes the following:
- a CDS encoding tyrosine-type recombinase/integrase codes for the protein MLWDEDRVDHSPEIATVESDEQLVELWLHDKSKNTQDAYRRDLALFFNIIGRKALRLVTLNDLQVFAKALVQREYAVSTQQRRLNSLKSLLNFGYKLRVLPANVGQLLKPPRAKDTLAERILSEGQVLDLLNATATLQEHALLRLLYATGARVSELCDVRWRDLQGVQQGRGQVTLFGKGGKTRVVVFSAQTWQVLESIRAEAAINDPIFQTRRGGKINRNSVRRMIQAACKRVGIVERVSPHWFRHAHASHALERGAPVNLVQLTLGHASLATTGRYLHARPQDSSGLRLAV
- a CDS encoding transposase; amino-acid sequence: METEAQSPPTEEINSSKRRNSRNGYSAKTVKADCGELALETPRDRDSTFELILVPKGERMTALPHTARRNPLESWGRACK